The Anguilla anguilla isolate fAngAng1 chromosome 4, fAngAng1.pri, whole genome shotgun sequence genome has a window encoding:
- the LOC118225134 gene encoding uncharacterized protein LOC118225134: MALQDVCGFRDTPAYPRWNSPASLFMPAGDASLQFGGGGIGCHGYRSATGRDFPLQLYAPVPEYLTQSPLEFGQIRADTAPSRPPPPSLGSALSPLPLPCPLSPSPSPHSSVPLPFPLSHGTTTLAFVFQGGILAAADTRSSCSGLVACPASQKILPVHSHLVGTTSGTSADCALWKRILARELRLYTLRHRRRPSTGGAAKLLSHMLHPFRGTELCVAATLCGWDLEMRREREEGMEREEETSPSAGRRGGSQPSTAQPRSQEEEAGCNDRVPSSRGQQSDPTHSPRCGPSLHYVCSDGTRLKGELFSVGSGSPYAYSVLDGGVRWGMGVAEACRLAREAVFRATHRDAYSGNCVDLYHITAAGWRRRDREDLKEEYYREREREREKVEERRREREREGKVQVNGGSITFRPCDFTFRPCDFTFKPCNFTFKPCDFTFRPCDFTFRPCDFTFRPCDFTFRPCDFTFKPCNFTFKPCDFTFRPCDFTFRPCDFTFRPCDFTFRPCDFTFRPCDFTFRPCDFTFRPCDFTFRPCDFTTRFNQKRH; the protein is encoded by the exons ATGGCTTTGCAGGATGTGTGCGGTTTTCGGGACACCCCCGCGTACCCCAGATGGAACAGTCCGGCCTCGCTGTTCATGCCTGCGGGAGATGCCTCTCTGCAGTTCGGAGGGGGAGGGATCGGTTGTCATGGATACCGTTCGGCCACCGGGAGGGACTTTCCCTTGCAGCTGTATGCGCCGGTCCCGGAGTACCTCACCCAAAGCCCGCTTGAGTTCGGCCAAATCAGGGCGGACACGGCCCCGAGCCGGCCCCCGCCTCCCAGCCTGGGCTCGGCgctgtcccccctccctctcccctgccccctctctccctccccctctccgcaCTCCTCCGTGCCCCTGCCCTTCCCGCTGTCCCACGGCACCACCACGCTGGCGTTTGTGTTCCAGGGTGGCATCCTGGCGGCGGCGGACACGCGGTCCAGCTGCTCGGGCCTGGTGGCCTGCCCCGCCTCGCAGAAGATCCTGCCTGTGCACTCGCACCTGGTGGGCACCACGTCGGGCACCTCGGCCGACTGCGCCCTGTGGAAGCGCATCCTCGCCCGCGAGCTCCGCCTGTACACGCTGCGGCACCGCCGCAGGCCGTCCACAGGGGGCGCCGCCAAGCTGCTCTCCCACATGCTGCACCCCTTCAGGGGCACCGAGCTGTGCGTGGCCGCCACGCTGTGCGGCTGGGACCT CGAGAtgcggagagaaagagaagaagggatggagagggaagaagagaccAGCCCCTCAGCgggaaggagagggggcagTCAACCGTCCACTGCCCAGCCCCGCAGCCAGGAGGAAGAGGCAGGGTGCAATGACAGAGTgccgtccagcagggggcagcagagtgaTCCAACCCACAGCCCAAGATGCGGGCCCAGCCTGCACTACGTGTGCAGTGACGGGACCCGCCTGAAGGGGGAGCTGTTCTCGGTGGGCTCCGGCTCGCCCTACGCGTACTCGGTGCTGGACGGCGGGGTGCGCTGGGGGATGGGCGTGGCCGAGGCCTGCCGATTGGCTCGTGAGGCGGTGTTCCGCGCCACCCACCGCGACGCCTACTCCGGCAACTGTGTGGACCTGTACCACATCACCGCCGCCGGGTGGCGCCGCAGAGACAGGGAGGACCTGAAGGAGGAGtactacagagagagggagagagagagggagaaagtggaggagaggaggagggagagagagagggaaggtaagg TGCAGGTGAACGGCGGCAGTATCACCTTCAGACCATGTGACTTCACCTTCAGACCATGTGACTTCACCTTCAAACCATGTAACTTCACCTTCAAACCATGTGACTTCACCTTCAGGCCGTGTGACTTCACCTTCAGGCCATGTGACTTCACCTTCAGACCATGTGACTTCACCTTCAGACCATGTGACTTCACCTTCAAACCATGTAACTTCACCTTCAAACCATGTGACTTCACCTTCAGGCCGTGTGACTTCACCTTCAGGCCGTGTGACTTCACCTTCAGGCCGTGTGACTTCACCTTCAGGCCGTGTGACTTCACCTTCAGGCCGTGTGACTTCACCTTCAGGCCGTGTGACTTCACCTTCAGGCCGTGTGACTTCACCTTCAGGCCGTGTGACTTCACAACACGCTTCAATCAGAAAAGACACTGA